In Paenibacillus sp. FSL M7-0420, a single genomic region encodes these proteins:
- a CDS encoding ribose-phosphate diphosphokinase: protein MHHQLRIFSGSSNPKLAADIAERLGAPLGQIKLTRFKSGEIYVHYEESIRNCDVFLVQSLAHPINELFVELLVMIDAAKRASARTVNIIVPYYGYARQERKSAPREPISAKMVADVLTTAGATRVITIDLHAAAIQGFFNIPVDHLTALDLISGYLKVKGLTDLVVVSPDAGRASMAEKLASRLDSPFAIMIKKRPAHNESVITHVIGDVEGRTPIIIEDLIDTGTTIVNVVEGLKERGARNSIVCATHGLFSGDALERMDHPNIDEIVITDSIALPDEHSSRFAVLSVAPMLAEATRIIIEGGSIDKLFRDAGI from the coding sequence ATGCATCATCAATTACGGATTTTTTCCGGTTCGTCGAATCCGAAGCTTGCCGCTGATATTGCGGAGCGCCTTGGTGCGCCGCTTGGCCAGATCAAGTTGACCCGTTTCAAAAGCGGCGAGATTTATGTGCATTATGAAGAGAGCATCCGGAACTGCGACGTATTTTTGGTGCAATCCCTGGCTCATCCGATTAACGAGCTGTTTGTAGAGCTGCTGGTCATGATTGATGCCGCCAAGCGCGCATCGGCCAGAACGGTGAACATTATCGTTCCCTATTACGGGTACGCCCGGCAGGAGCGTAAGTCCGCACCACGTGAGCCGATCTCGGCCAAAATGGTCGCCGATGTGCTGACCACCGCCGGCGCAACGCGCGTCATTACGATTGATCTGCATGCTGCAGCCATACAGGGATTCTTCAATATTCCGGTGGATCATCTGACTGCGCTTGATCTGATCAGCGGTTATCTGAAGGTGAAGGGGCTTACCGATCTGGTCGTGGTCTCCCCGGATGCGGGACGCGCGTCTATGGCGGAGAAGCTGGCCAGCCGGCTGGATTCGCCGTTCGCCATCATGATCAAGAAGCGTCCGGCGCATAATGAATCGGTGATTACGCATGTCATTGGTGATGTGGAAGGCAGGACGCCGATCATTATCGAGGATCTTATTGATACCGGAACGACTATCGTCAATGTGGTGGAGGGCCTGAAGGAGCGGGGCGCCCGGAACAGTATCGTCTGTGCTACGCACGGACTGTTCTCCGGGGATGCGCTTGAGCGGATGGATCATCCCAATATCGACGAGATTGTCATTACCGATTCGATTGCCCTGCCGGACGAGCATTCCAGCAGATTCGCAGTGCTCTCGGTAGCTCCCATGCTGGCTGAGGCCACTCGTATTATCATCGAGGGCGGTTCCATAGATAAGCTGTTCAGAGACGCGGGGATTTAA
- a CDS encoding tetratricopeptide repeat protein: MIERTSENVAEHSNVIPVTLDANFFFERAVRSLDRFQYDKALRNFRKAVEYEPDNPVNHCNMAGILSEMGNYTASNEILIHVLEKIDPAMTECHFYMANNFANMESFEEAERSLVTYLEEDANGEFMTESEELMELLQYELNRPAPLVRIRSREGVVEHDRARSLLEEGKFPQAVELLEEITAGTPDFLAAHNNLALAHFYMGRFAKAKECLNEVLKQDPGNLHALCNMAIFLQYAGDKEQLATLLGMLEATVPFHQEHVFKMATTMGILGRHAAAYSHFRRLLKDEEVAGDAGLYHYCAAAASNSGRHDEALRCWRQAAKLDPASAVPAFFLSQLQQARAEGQPMPAVSYNYQLPFQEQLKQWKGNTGRFTEEVRNNPLLRASFFWALRYGDSATKLQVTEALRWIEDEEMSEVLRGVLEQEPLKEDRLQEAALFSLQRLIGENLNEAGGSPGEEQEPAAAPGPKGMLPGTGGLSPSTTRI; this comes from the coding sequence ATGATAGAGAGAACTTCAGAGAATGTCGCGGAGCACAGTAATGTCATTCCGGTCACTCTGGATGCCAATTTTTTCTTTGAAAGAGCCGTTCGGTCGCTGGACCGCTTTCAATATGATAAGGCATTAAGAAATTTTCGCAAAGCTGTTGAATATGAGCCGGATAATCCGGTGAATCATTGCAATATGGCGGGTATATTATCTGAGATGGGCAATTATACCGCATCTAACGAGATTCTTATCCATGTTCTGGAGAAAATCGACCCCGCTATGACGGAATGCCATTTCTACATGGCTAATAACTTCGCCAATATGGAAAGCTTTGAAGAGGCGGAGCGTTCGCTGGTCACTTATTTGGAAGAGGATGCTAACGGCGAGTTCATGACCGAATCCGAAGAACTGATGGAGCTGCTGCAATATGAGCTGAACCGGCCTGCTCCGCTGGTGCGTATCCGCAGCCGTGAGGGAGTCGTAGAGCATGATCGGGCGCGGAGTCTGCTGGAGGAGGGTAAGTTCCCTCAGGCTGTAGAACTGCTGGAGGAGATCACTGCGGGCACCCCGGATTTTTTGGCTGCGCATAATAATCTGGCACTGGCTCATTTCTATATGGGCCGGTTCGCCAAGGCGAAGGAATGTCTGAATGAGGTGCTGAAGCAAGACCCCGGCAATCTGCACGCTCTGTGCAATATGGCCATCTTCCTGCAGTATGCAGGAGATAAGGAACAGCTTGCGACGCTGCTGGGTATGCTTGAAGCAACGGTGCCGTTCCATCAGGAGCATGTATTCAAAATGGCTACAACCATGGGTATCCTGGGCCGGCACGCTGCCGCTTACAGCCATTTCCGCCGTCTGCTGAAGGACGAGGAGGTCGCCGGAGACGCCGGGCTGTATCATTACTGTGCCGCGGCGGCAAGCAATAGCGGAAGACATGATGAGGCACTGCGCTGCTGGAGACAGGCAGCCAAGCTGGACCCTGCTTCCGCTGTCCCGGCGTTCTTCCTGTCCCAGCTCCAGCAGGCCCGGGCAGAAGGACAGCCTATGCCTGCAGTCAGCTATAACTATCAGCTTCCCTTCCAGGAGCAGCTGAAGCAGTGGAAGGGCAATACGGGCAGATTCACTGAAGAAGTGCGGAATAATCCGCTGCTGCGCGCCTCGTTCTTCTGGGCGCTGCGCTACGGCGATTCCGCTACGAAGCTTCAGGTGACCGAGGCTCTCCGCTGGATTGAGGACGAGGAGATGTCCGAGGTACTGCGCGGAGTTCTGGAGCAGGAGCCGCTGAAGGAGGACCGCCTGCAGGAGGCGGCATTGTTCAGCCTTCAGCGGCTGATCGGGGAGAACCTGAATGAAGCCGGCGGCTCGCCCGGCGAAGAGCAGGAGCCTGCGGCTGCTCCCGGACCCAAGGGGATGCTGCCCGGAACCGGCGGCTTATCGCCGTCCACTACCCGTATTTGA
- the hisD gene encoding histidinol dehydrogenase yields the protein MKIQSSKEFKLQREVEYGTPEQNKAVREIVADIKREGDAALLRYTERFDGAVLTPAQLRVTPEELEAAYGRVEESFVTAIRAAAVNIRAFHARQKRNSWMDLQPDGTILGQIIRPLKRVGVYVPGGKAAYPSSVLMNVIPAQIAGVPEIVMVTPPSTGGSEGIDPYILVAAAEAGVHEIYRVGGAQAIAALAFGTESIVPVDKICGPGNIYVALAKREVYGAVDIDSIAGPSEIVVLADDTAEAAYIAADLLSQAEHDEMASAILVTPSQRLAEAVAAEVERQLQALPREQIARASVENYGAIIVVDSLEEGISVVNRLAPEHLEIVVNDPMGLTGAIENAGAIFLGPYSSEPVGDYFAGPNHIIPTNGTARFSSPVDVDDFIKKSSLIYYSKEALMRDGAAIMELARREGLEGHARAIEIRLTNEAKGGDTNGEQ from the coding sequence GTGAAGATCCAGTCCAGTAAGGAATTTAAACTGCAGCGTGAGGTGGAATACGGCACGCCGGAGCAGAACAAGGCCGTACGTGAAATCGTGGCCGATATCAAGCGGGAAGGCGACGCGGCACTGCTCCGTTATACGGAGCGCTTCGACGGCGCTGTACTGACGCCAGCGCAGCTGCGCGTAACGCCGGAGGAGCTTGAGGCCGCCTACGGCCGGGTAGAGGAGTCCTTCGTGACGGCGATCCGCGCAGCAGCCGTGAACATCCGTGCGTTCCATGCGCGGCAGAAACGCAATTCCTGGATGGATCTGCAGCCGGACGGCACGATCCTCGGCCAGATCATCCGCCCGCTGAAGCGCGTGGGCGTCTATGTTCCCGGCGGCAAGGCGGCCTACCCGTCCTCGGTGCTGATGAACGTGATTCCGGCACAGATCGCCGGGGTGCCGGAGATCGTGATGGTGACGCCGCCTTCGACGGGCGGCTCTGAAGGTATTGATCCCTATATTCTCGTGGCCGCCGCTGAAGCGGGCGTACACGAGATCTACCGCGTAGGCGGCGCGCAGGCCATCGCCGCCCTCGCCTTCGGCACGGAATCAATCGTGCCGGTCGACAAGATCTGCGGGCCAGGGAACATCTACGTGGCCCTGGCCAAGCGCGAGGTCTACGGCGCTGTCGACATCGACAGCATCGCCGGACCGAGCGAGATCGTCGTGCTCGCCGACGATACCGCCGAGGCCGCCTACATCGCGGCCGACCTGCTCTCGCAGGCCGAGCACGACGAGATGGCGTCGGCGATCCTCGTGACGCCGTCGCAGCGTCTCGCGGAGGCGGTGGCTGCCGAGGTCGAGCGGCAGCTGCAGGCCTTGCCGCGCGAGCAAATCGCGCGGGCATCGGTAGAGAACTACGGCGCGATTATCGTCGTAGACTCGCTTGAGGAGGGCATCTCCGTGGTGAACCGGCTGGCGCCGGAGCATCTGGAGATTGTGGTGAACGACCCGATGGGGCTGACCGGCGCAATTGAGAACGCCGGAGCGATCTTCCTCGGGCCGTACAGCTCGGAGCCGGTCGGCGACTACTTCGCCGGACCGAACCATATTATACCGACGAATGGCACAGCGCGGTTCTCCTCGCCTGTAGATGTGGATGACTTCATCAAGAAGTCCAGCCTGATCTATTACAGCAAGGAAGCGCTGATGCGGGACGGGGCGGCGATTATGGAGCTTGCCCGGCGCGAGGGGCTGGAAGGCCATGCACGCGCCATCGAAATCCGGCTAACGAACGAAGCGAAAGGTGGAGACACAAATGGAGAACAATAA
- the hisA gene encoding 1-(5-phosphoribosyl)-5-[(5-phosphoribosylamino)methylideneamino]imidazole-4-carboxamide isomerase, with translation MSSFILYPAIDIRDGKCVRLQQGDYAQETIYNDSPVEVAKSWEEQGGQYIHLVDLDGAKAGCPVNDAIIGAIAKHANVPVQVGGGLRTLADVEKLLGLGVSRVIIGTAAINDQAFTEAVLAKYGDKVAIGIDARNGYVATHGWLNTSEVRAEDLARELAAKGAETFIYTDISRDGMMQGPNVEGILSMAKASGRSVIASGGVTSLNDLQRLNVHSGSGIGGAIVGKALYTGNIVLAEALQALGQSSGLR, from the coding sequence ATGTCTTCTTTTATCCTATATCCGGCGATTGATATCCGGGACGGCAAGTGTGTCCGGCTGCAGCAGGGTGATTATGCCCAAGAGACGATCTATAACGACAGTCCGGTAGAGGTAGCTAAGTCATGGGAAGAGCAGGGCGGGCAGTATATCCATCTGGTGGATCTGGACGGAGCCAAAGCAGGCTGCCCCGTGAATGATGCCATCATTGGAGCCATTGCGAAGCATGCGAATGTTCCTGTACAGGTCGGCGGGGGTCTCCGTACTCTTGCCGATGTCGAGAAGCTGCTGGGCCTTGGCGTCAGCCGGGTGATTATCGGAACGGCGGCCATTAATGATCAGGCTTTTACAGAAGCAGTTCTTGCCAAATACGGCGACAAAGTTGCCATCGGCATCGATGCCCGCAACGGCTATGTGGCTACGCACGGCTGGCTTAATACGTCTGAGGTCCGCGCGGAAGATCTGGCCAGAGAGCTGGCCGCCAAAGGTGCCGAGACCTTCATCTATACCGATATCTCCCGTGACGGGATGATGCAGGGGCCGAACGTGGAAGGCATTCTGTCTATGGCCAAGGCAAGCGGCCGCAGCGTAATCGCCTCCGGCGGAGTGACCAGCCTTAATGATCTGCAGCGCCTGAACGTACATAGCGGCAGCGGAATCGGCGGGGCGATTGTGGGCAAGGCGCTGTATACCGGCAATATTGTTCTGGCTGAAGCGCTGCAGGCCCTGGGCCAGTCCTCCGGATTGCGGTAA
- the trxB gene encoding thioredoxin-disulfide reductase, which translates to MYKTIVIGTGPAGLTAAIYLARANLSPLVIEGLQPGGQLTTTTEVENFPGFPEGILGPDLMDNMRKQAERFGAEFKNGWVESVDFSQRPFKVTVDGMGVLEAESVIISTGASARYLGIPGEQENVGRGVSTCATCDGFFFRNKKIVVVGGGDSAMEEASFLTRFASSVTLVHRRPELRASKIMQDRARDNSKVTWALNRTPVEVTVGETGVKGLTVLNNETGLTELVEADGVFVAIGHTPNTAFLGGQINTDANGYIVVNPGTTETNIPGVFACGDVQDTRYRQAISAAGTGCMAAMDAEKFLEGTMVHDWSESLDK; encoded by the coding sequence ATGTACAAAACGATTGTAATCGGAACAGGCCCGGCCGGGCTGACTGCCGCGATTTATCTGGCGCGTGCGAACCTGAGCCCGCTGGTCATTGAAGGCTTGCAGCCGGGTGGACAACTGACAACGACGACAGAAGTGGAGAACTTTCCAGGCTTCCCTGAAGGGATTCTGGGTCCGGACCTGATGGACAATATGCGCAAGCAGGCGGAACGCTTCGGCGCTGAATTCAAGAACGGCTGGGTGGAGTCGGTGGACTTCTCACAGCGCCCGTTCAAGGTGACCGTGGACGGGATGGGTGTACTGGAAGCAGAATCAGTTATTATTTCAACCGGGGCCTCTGCAAGATATCTGGGCATCCCGGGCGAGCAGGAGAATGTGGGACGCGGGGTCAGCACCTGTGCGACCTGTGACGGCTTCTTTTTCCGTAATAAAAAGATTGTCGTCGTCGGCGGCGGAGACTCCGCCATGGAGGAAGCCAGCTTCCTGACCCGCTTTGCGTCCAGCGTAACGCTGGTTCACCGCCGTCCCGAGCTGCGGGCCTCGAAGATCATGCAGGACCGGGCGCGTGACAACAGTAAGGTAACCTGGGCCTTGAACCGCACACCGGTTGAAGTAACGGTAGGAGAGACCGGAGTGAAGGGCCTTACGGTGCTTAATAATGAGACAGGTCTGACAGAGCTGGTAGAAGCAGACGGCGTGTTCGTAGCGATTGGACACACACCGAACACAGCCTTCTTGGGCGGGCAAATCAACACGGATGCTAATGGCTATATCGTGGTGAACCCGGGTACCACCGAGACCAACATCCCAGGCGTATTCGCCTGCGGCGATGTGCAGGATACGCGTTACCGTCAAGCGATATCGGCAGCAGGGACCGGCTGTATGGCCGCCATGGATGCCGAGAAGTTCCTGGAAGGCACGATGGTGCACGACTGGAGCGAATCGCTGGACAAATAA
- the hisH gene encoding imidazole glycerol phosphate synthase subunit HisH, translated as MAVAIVDYGMGNLHSVSKAVERLGYTSLVTSDAAEILAADSVILPGVGAFGDAMEHLRESGMDVVVRAAAEAGQPVLGICLGMQLLFSSSEEHGEHQGLELLPGAVVRFAPRDGYKVPHMGWNKLSFRQPESPLLTGLTEGHVYFVHSYHALAADSELLAVTDYGHPVTAIVGRGNVYGMQFHPEKSGELGIKLLGNFLRLQAQQA; from the coding sequence ATGGCTGTTGCAATCGTCGATTATGGCATGGGCAACCTGCACAGTGTCAGTAAGGCGGTAGAGCGGCTGGGGTATACGAGTCTTGTAACCTCGGATGCCGCCGAGATTCTGGCGGCAGACAGTGTCATTCTGCCGGGTGTCGGTGCCTTTGGCGATGCGATGGAACACCTCCGCGAGAGCGGAATGGATGTGGTAGTCCGGGCCGCAGCAGAAGCGGGACAGCCTGTGCTGGGCATCTGCCTCGGGATGCAGCTGCTGTTCAGCAGTAGCGAGGAGCATGGCGAGCATCAGGGGCTGGAGCTTCTGCCCGGCGCAGTGGTGCGCTTCGCCCCCCGGGACGGCTACAAGGTGCCACATATGGGCTGGAACAAGCTGAGCTTCCGCCAGCCAGAGAGTCCGCTGCTAACCGGTCTGACGGAGGGCCATGTGTACTTCGTGCACTCTTATCATGCACTTGCGGCGGACAGCGAGCTGCTGGCCGTTACAGACTACGGACATCCGGTAACGGCTATTGTGGGCCGCGGCAATGTCTACGGTATGCAGTTCCACCCGGAGAAGAGCGGGGAGCTTGGCATCAAGCTGCTGGGTAATTTCCTGAGGCTCCAGGCACAGCAGGCCTAG
- the hisIE gene encoding bifunctional phosphoribosyl-AMP cyclohydrolase/phosphoribosyl-ATP diphosphatase HisIE, whose translation MSEDKKTIAQSQQEAVSGIRWNESGLLPAVIQDARTLEVLMFAYMNPESLQRSLASGQTWFWSRSRSELWHKGGTSGNTQAITSIHYDCDSDTLLVKVVPEGPACHTGENSCFFREVPLDSPANVTDTAGAAVNAAEAESGRFAVLGELERVIAEREVNRPEGAYTTYLFDKGVDKILKKVGEEASETIIAAKNKDNAELRLEVSDLIYHLLVLLQERKLPLDEILEELSARHERPRRD comes from the coding sequence ATGAGCGAGGATAAAAAGACTATTGCACAGAGCCAGCAAGAGGCAGTGTCCGGCATCCGCTGGAATGAATCAGGCCTGCTGCCTGCTGTCATTCAGGATGCGCGCACCCTGGAGGTATTAATGTTCGCCTATATGAATCCTGAGTCGCTGCAGCGCTCCCTTGCGAGCGGCCAGACCTGGTTCTGGAGCCGTTCACGCAGCGAGCTGTGGCATAAGGGGGGGACGTCTGGCAATACGCAGGCGATCACCTCGATCCATTACGATTGTGACAGCGATACGCTGCTGGTGAAGGTAGTGCCGGAGGGACCGGCCTGCCATACCGGGGAGAACAGCTGCTTCTTCCGCGAGGTTCCGCTTGATTCACCGGCAAACGTAACTGACACTGCCGGGGCTGCCGTGAACGCTGCTGAAGCAGAGAGCGGCCGGTTTGCAGTACTCGGGGAGCTGGAGCGTGTTATTGCCGAGCGTGAGGTGAACCGTCCTGAGGGGGCGTATACGACCTATCTGTTCGACAAGGGCGTGGACAAGATCCTGAAGAAGGTCGGTGAGGAAGCCTCCGAGACGATCATTGCCGCCAAAAACAAGGATAATGCCGAGCTGCGCCTGGAGGTCAGCGATCTGATCTATCACCTGCTGGTGCTGCTGCAGGAGCGCAAGCTTCCGCTGGATGAGATTCTGGAAGAGCTGAGCGCCCGCCATGAACGGCCTCGCCGCGATTAG
- the hisJ gene encoding histidinol-phosphatase HisJ, with translation MHIDYHTHHERCGHAVGKLEEYVQRGIALGLEQLGLSDHLPLIHVDPDHYYPEMAMPLAELPRYVEECLTLKERYRGTIELRVGLEADYIEGYEEQIRELLAPYPWDYLIGSVHFLGEWDITDHRQTHGWEGQDIMAVYRRYYDAVQKSALSGLYDIIGHMDVIKRFGYGPRTPEDLAEARALELDTLKIIARSGTAMELNASGLTKPCAEMFPAEHVLVQALALGIPLTVGSDAHDPMKLGDGLTEARDMLWRTGFRELAVFEGRRRTSVPFNI, from the coding sequence ATGCACATCGATTATCATACCCATCATGAACGCTGCGGTCATGCGGTCGGGAAGCTGGAGGAGTATGTGCAGCGGGGCATCGCTCTGGGGCTTGAGCAGCTCGGGCTGTCGGATCATCTGCCGCTTATCCATGTCGACCCGGACCACTACTATCCCGAGATGGCTATGCCTCTTGCGGAGCTTCCGCGATATGTGGAGGAATGCCTTACGCTGAAGGAGCGCTACCGGGGCACGATTGAGCTGCGGGTCGGGCTGGAGGCGGATTATATTGAGGGATATGAGGAACAGATCCGCGAGCTTTTGGCACCGTATCCCTGGGATTATCTGATTGGTTCGGTGCATTTCCTGGGAGAATGGGATATTACCGACCACCGGCAGACCCATGGCTGGGAAGGCCAGGATATAATGGCGGTATACCGCAGGTATTATGATGCTGTACAGAAGTCGGCGTTATCGGGATTATATGATATTATAGGACATATGGACGTCATCAAAAGGTTCGGTTACGGACCCCGGACGCCGGAGGACCTGGCGGAGGCCAGAGCGCTTGAGCTGGATACGCTGAAGATCATCGCCCGCAGCGGAACCGCCATGGAGCTGAATGCTTCCGGGCTGACCAAGCCGTGCGCCGAGATGTTTCCGGCAGAGCATGTGCTGGTCCAGGCGCTGGCGCTAGGCATTCCGCTCACGGTTGGCTCTGATGCGCATGATCCCATGAAGCTGGGAGACGGCTTAACAGAGGCCCGGGACATGCTCTGGCGCACCGGCTTCCGCGAACTGGCCGTCTTTGAAGGACGCCGCCGTACATCCGTTCCGTTCAATATATAA
- the hisF gene encoding imidazole glycerol phosphate synthase subunit HisF, translating into MLAKRIIPCLDVKDGRVVKGVNFVNLRDAGDPVELAALYDREGADELVFLDISASVEGRATMIEVVRQTAGEIAIPFTVGGGISTPEDMKRILRAGADKIGINTAAVNNPRLILEGARHFGSQCIVVAMDAKYNEAWGEWEVYTHGGRTPTGIRALNWAKEAERLGAGEILLTSMDADGTKDGFDLKLTAAVSDLLSIPVIASGGAGRIEHFYDVFTEGRADAGLAATIFHYKEIAIHDLKADLKQRGVEIR; encoded by the coding sequence ATGTTGGCGAAACGGATTATTCCCTGTCTGGATGTGAAGGACGGGCGTGTGGTAAAAGGCGTGAATTTTGTGAATCTGCGCGATGCCGGAGATCCGGTGGAGCTTGCGGCGCTGTACGACCGCGAGGGCGCGGATGAGCTGGTATTCCTGGATATTTCCGCTTCTGTGGAAGGCAGGGCGACCATGATTGAAGTGGTGCGGCAGACGGCGGGTGAGATTGCCATTCCCTTCACGGTGGGCGGGGGCATCTCGACCCCGGAGGATATGAAGCGGATTCTGCGTGCCGGAGCGGACAAGATCGGCATTAACACGGCCGCTGTCAATAATCCCCGGCTGATTCTGGAAGGGGCCCGTCACTTCGGCTCCCAGTGCATTGTAGTGGCGATGGATGCCAAATATAATGAGGCTTGGGGCGAATGGGAAGTGTATACGCACGGCGGACGTACGCCCACGGGCATCCGGGCCTTGAACTGGGCCAAGGAAGCTGAGCGGCTGGGGGCCGGCGAGATTCTGCTTACAAGTATGGATGCGGACGGGACCAAGGACGGCTTCGACCTGAAGCTGACGGCGGCAGTCAGTGATCTGCTGAGTATTCCAGTGATTGCTTCCGGCGGGGCCGGGAGAATTGAACATTTCTATGATGTATTTACGGAAGGCCGGGCAGATGCCGGACTTGCGGCAACCATTTTTCACTATAAAGAGATTGCTATTCATGATCTGAAGGCTGATCTGAAGCAAAGAGGAGTAGAGATCCGATGA
- the hisB gene encoding imidazoleglycerol-phosphate dehydratase HisB, with protein sequence MENNNNELALRKAGLSRTTNETDIKLTFAVDGSGVSELETDVPFLNHMLDLFTKHGQFDLNVQARGDIDIDDHHTVEDIGICLGQALREALGDKKGIKRYASVFVPMDEALAQVVIDISNRPHFEYRAEYPSQQVGSFSTELVHEFLWKFALEARITLHVIVHYGSNTHHMIEAVFKALGRALDEATIVDPRVKGVPSTKGVL encoded by the coding sequence ATGGAGAACAATAACAACGAACTGGCGCTGCGTAAGGCCGGACTTAGCCGTACAACCAATGAAACGGACATCAAGCTAACCTTTGCCGTAGACGGCAGCGGGGTTTCGGAACTGGAGACCGATGTGCCTTTCTTGAATCATATGCTGGACTTGTTCACGAAGCATGGACAGTTTGACCTGAACGTGCAGGCACGGGGCGACATTGATATTGATGACCATCACACGGTAGAGGACATCGGCATCTGTCTGGGACAGGCTCTGCGCGAAGCGCTGGGCGACAAAAAAGGGATCAAGCGGTACGCCAGTGTCTTCGTCCCTATGGACGAAGCGCTGGCTCAGGTAGTGATTGATATCAGCAACCGTCCGCATTTTGAATACCGGGCGGAGTATCCTTCCCAGCAGGTGGGCAGCTTCTCCACGGAGCTCGTTCATGAATTCCTCTGGAAATTCGCGCTGGAAGCCAGAATTACGCTGCATGTCATCGTACATTACGGCTCCAACACCCACCATATGATAGAAGCAGTATTCAAGGCATTGGGACGGGCACTGGACGAAGCGACTATCGTAGATCCGCGTGTGAAGGGCGTACCTTCGACGAAGGGAGTGCTGTAG